In Pseudosulfitobacter pseudonitzschiae, the sequence CCGAGCTTTGCATTTCGCGCACGCCGGGCAGCGTGACCAGCTGATCCTGCAAAAGTCTTTGATAATGCTCGATATCCTCGACGATCATGCGCAGGTAGAAATCGAAATCCCCCAGCACCAGCAGCGCAATCTGGATTTCGGGAATTTTGCGCACCGCCTGTTTGAATTTCTCCAGATTTTCGGCCTCGTGGCTGACCAATTTGATCCTGACGATCACCAAAGTGTCAAAGCCCAGCTTGCGCCGGTCCAGCATCGTGCGCTTACCTTTGATGATGCCATCGTTTTGCAAGCTTGCGATGCGCCTCGAACACGGCGATTGCGAGATGCCCGCCCGCTCGGCAATCTCGGTAACGCTTAATGCGCCGTCGCTTTGCATTGCCCGCAGGATTCTCAGGTCTGTCTCGTCCAGAGTGCGCATGGGTTGTCCCCTGATTGGTGGAAAATCGGTTCATCCATGCCGAATACCGTCTATTTGCGGATATTGTCAGCAATAAATTGCGCAGTTTCTGCGTTAGGCTAGCCTTAACATACGGGCGGCAAGGCGCCGTCTGTCGCTATGGAAAGGTCCAAAAATGAGCATTCTGACCGAAGAACAAGAGATGATCCGCAATATGGCCCGCAGCTTTGCCGCTGACCGATTGACCCCCAACGCCGCAACTCGCGAGGCCGATGGCGCAATCGAAAGCGATCTGATCGCGGAAATGGGTGCGCTTGGATTTCTGGGCATGACTGTTCCAGAAAACCTTGGCGGTATCGGCGCCGACTATGTGTCCTATGCGCTTGCACTGATCGAGGTTGCCGCCGGAGACGGGGCTGTTTCGACCATGATGTCGGTCCACAATGCCCCCTTCTGTGCGATCCTCGGTCGTTTTGCCACGTCCGACCAACAGACGCGCTGGCTGACACCCGCCGCCAGTGGGGCGTTCATCGGTGCCTTTGCGCTGACCGAACCGCATACCGGCAGCGACGCCGCTGCAATCCGCACCTCGGCCATCCGCAACGGGTCTGGTTATGTACTGAAAGGCACCAAGCAGTTCATCACCTCTGCGCGGATTTCCGGTGGGATCATTGTCTTTGCGGTCACCGATCCTGAGGCAGGCAAAAAGGGAATCTCGGCATTTTATGTCGAGCCGGGGCAGCCCGGCTTTCATGTGGAAGAGCCTGAACGCAAACTGGGGCAGAAAGCCTCTGACACCTGTACTCTGCGCTTTGACGGGTTGCAGATCGACGAAAGCTGCCGGATCGGAGACGAGGGGCAGGGTCTTGCGATTGCTCTGTCCTCGCTCGAAGTTGGACGGATCGGGATTGCGGCGCAATCGGTTGGCATGGCGCAGGCGGCTTTGGACGTCGCGGTGGCCTATGCGCAGGACCGCGTCGCCTTTGGCAAGCCCATTGCACAGCATCAGGCGGTGGCATTCCGGCTGGCTGATATGGACACCCAGATCGAGGCCGCGCGCCAGTTGGTGCTGAGTGCTGCGCGCTTGAAAGATGCGGGGCGTGCCTGTCTGCGCGAGGCATCTATCGCCAAGCTTTTTGCCAGCCAGATGGCCGAACGGGTTGTGTCTGACGCGATTCAGACGCTGGGGGGCTATGGTTATCTGGCCGATTTCCCGCTTGAGCGGATCTATCGCGATGTGCGGGTTTGCCAAATCTACGAAGGCACCTCGGACGTGCAGCGCATCAACATTTCACGCGCCTTGCTGGGCGGGCGCAACCGATGAATTTTAAGGTTGCACTTGTCTCTGGCGCCTCTGGCATCATCATTAACCTTACCCCGTTCAGCGGCGCCATGATCTGTCTGGACGCAGTCACAAGGATGCCCCCGAAATGACCGGTGTAAAACTCAGCTTTCCCCATCCGCCAGCACGGCCCGATCAGGTGCCGGATTTCTCGGATATTGTAATCCCTGCTGCAGGTGAACTTCCGGTGCCGCCCCTTGATCTGACGGCAGAG encodes:
- a CDS encoding acyl-CoA dehydrogenase family protein; translated protein: MSILTEEQEMIRNMARSFAADRLTPNAATREADGAIESDLIAEMGALGFLGMTVPENLGGIGADYVSYALALIEVAAGDGAVSTMMSVHNAPFCAILGRFATSDQQTRWLTPAASGAFIGAFALTEPHTGSDAAAIRTSAIRNGSGYVLKGTKQFITSARISGGIIVFAVTDPEAGKKGISAFYVEPGQPGFHVEEPERKLGQKASDTCTLRFDGLQIDESCRIGDEGQGLAIALSSLEVGRIGIAAQSVGMAQAALDVAVAYAQDRVAFGKPIAQHQAVAFRLADMDTQIEAARQLVLSAARLKDAGRACLREASIAKLFASQMAERVVSDAIQTLGGYGYLADFPLERIYRDVRVCQIYEGTSDVQRINISRALLGGRNR
- a CDS encoding Lrp/AsnC family transcriptional regulator codes for the protein MRTLDETDLRILRAMQSDGALSVTEIAERAGISQSPCSRRIASLQNDGIIKGKRTMLDRRKLGFDTLVIVRIKLVSHEAENLEKFKQAVRKIPEIQIALLVLGDFDFYLRMIVEDIEHYQRLLQDQLVTLPGVREMQSSVILEVVKDTNALPI